From one Scophthalmus maximus strain ysfricsl-2021 chromosome 19, ASM2237912v1, whole genome shotgun sequence genomic stretch:
- the igsf9b gene encoding protein turtle homolog A isoform X2 encodes MGLERRWLQAVTTAVAICLLSLSQGVSSLVHGRVGGSAELGCNLAPTYKEATTPNLFPLHVVEWVRLGYNVPILIKFGVYAPRVHPNYKGRVSLTRGASLLVDRLTLEDEGWFECRILLLDSKTDEFRNGTWTFLSITAPPVFIKKPPTFVEVLLGDSLTLSCGAHGNPRPTVVWHKDESPIEKHEKIKVLNGTLSLASVTRNISGVYKCHVSNSEGNLTHSLQLQVKGPPIIIISPEDTTLNMTQDAVLQCQADAYPSNLTYEWLKQGQSVYHIESLKSRVKILVDGTLLIPNLIPEDAGNYTCTPTNGILTPPSASAHLKVKHPARVGRMPRETYLPAGMEGVIVCPVQADPPVLYVNWTKDGNNLNLDNLPGWLVNAEGSVFIATSNDNAVGMYTCTAYNSYGTMGKSESTQVLLQDPPSLRVPPQPEYLQEVGRQLIIPCEANGDPNPNITWSKIGPTPRSPYTVLANGSLLLQPLSKDHHGGWECLATNRVATVSAGTVVMVLGTSPHIVSSVSVTTEMNQANVSWVPGFDGGYTQKFTVWVKHASRGKHEWASLPVPTSKNYLLVTGLLAGTDYQFSVLPQNRLGSGPFSEIVSVRTQAVPTEASTAVSTLPMLDPPTFLSANQTGQGVLLQWSPPEAPTSPLTGYVLQARRNQGQWVILSSIISANQSELLVQGLLRDSSYDLRLMSRSNKLLSEPSEAVNVSTIGMEIYPLRPSFLEVIPEPLLAGVLAGVCFLFVAIILSLVTACYMSHRRRHRRRKRRQDLPSAFQKNSSPEARSPPRSPDSVLKLKLCPPLPFFPKSSSQSDRSSFDKGSRGEYHDQRKQLLSNSSPPPHYTLFESHLGSQAPSPSALESISRGPDGRFITQTLPEGSSPSNNKIFKKDVLQMNGGASGSGSNRTSFRDSPKSSILSSEKDERRHSPLTVDVPELNRPPSSPGRVRAMARNFSRQGCFYSDDEQGSEALLERISFYSDSSEKKPSDSLRRYRIPGHSDDLFSSLGKRTKLLDRDRDRLRHSGYQPMESQLTDNSTLVSQLHSELERNSINKFVQLAQEREEMERELESYTADQRSRSRGRDKCQSSATENPQRDAPKSEEEPVWKTQDVTIRQKRRPSGQTSRVSDYRRACYFGTTSSPMDRLPTSRIQWDISPVTSVTSLIPVRSPRETTSPRSQHPRTGREIPEDSLTVVNSSCSPVTQNTSLPMFSPDVSPPVLCLETPVRARSLSPQREPDICRKSVTEQDGGVSSRSRHSYAYSANQPWDSAARSPTVDSERPGSSASVPYNQPDRAKDFTATRDPSPSSYSTLPYEHHEAGAKAKDRETQGRDDRRSLGFYSELEKEGVRARSRRSDKCLFSDSPSPISTLTLVEETESDQSHFSVPRMSESFKVKPAAPSPKMSPLQTSAILEYLSLPGFVEMSVDEPVGGAEVTDAAVQSSELKADKSPVAKPDVVPTNWEVHVQENQRMGSNLKEVCHEPTHSGAAAEPSLDACRKQAYKRSLHVEPRDSSHRVRFPDETIPPSHGPEKTSKQLYREKTQLRVGNISTDRPESRLGSRSAHTMLSAAKGVADIVSKHSWSFVDSSETLSEQSQRQASQGSRTNNIASRIAQAPVPFLKKSLSIGPCRTLSGMGQPRPFLKKSISLGSQRWEHFESPRTYISERCYWDEFPNPNVRVKSCSLGRTPPSMPRPGPSWREYVPFRRPSIGSLERPHHTQRSLASPSYLTHSMYPPRQTSVSPKLEPCDPRRQAAVFLESSRWSPTYHETLRSAQHKYVPMPSSVPMPQYQHWPGSRGETMRPVDPRRGPPRSYLPRGISWPSPYYAPFPPREGESYRQPDRMTGRGGETEIRDGGRASYASQSSGRGSAGLFQHSLSITPTLLSSPETTEESERHRAATELPERRAKRRNTSVDESYEWDSADACVDSEVLEAMRLDQSHVGLRRGRVEPRHDQAGGLQDQQQKGTSDTDTQ; translated from the exons ATGGGACTGGAGAGACGGTGGCTTCAGGCTGTCACCACTGCAGTAGCCATCTGTCTGCTTA GTTTGTCTCAAGGTGTGTCATCGTTGGTCCATGGCAGAGTGGGGGGCTCCGCAGAGCTGGGCTGCAATCTCGCGCCTACATACAAAGAAGCCACCACCCCAAACCTCTTTCCTCTACATGTGGTGGAGTGGGTGCGCCTGGGTTACAACGTTCCCATCCTCATCAAATTTGGAGTGTACGCTCCCCGTGTTCATCCAAACTATAAGG GTCGCGTGTCTCTGACCCGGGGTGCCTCTCTGCTGGTGGATCGGCTGACCCTGGAAGACGAGGGCTGGTTCGAATGTCGCATCCTGCTCTTGGACAGCAAGACAGACGAATTTCGTAATGGCACATGGACCTTCCTCTCCATCACAG CTCCACCTGTGTTTATCAAGAAACCACCGACTTTTGTGGAGgttctgctgggagactcaCTGACTCTCAGCTGTGGAGCCCATGGCAACCCTCGACCGACTGTTGTCTGGCACAAAGATGAGAGCCCGAttgagaaacatgaaaaaataaaa GTGCTCAATGGGACCTTGTCTTTGGCCTCCGTCACAAGAAATATTTCAGGAGTGTACAAATGCCACGTGTCCAACTCGGAGGGGAACCTGACCCACTCTttgcagctgcaggtgaaaG GTCCtccaatcatcatcatctccccaGAGGACACCACACTGAACATGACCCAGGATGCAGTTCTGCAGTGCCAGGCTGATGCCTACCCTTCCAATCTCACCTATGAGTGGTTGAAACAAGGACAGAGTGTTTACCATATTGA ATCCCTTAAATCCAGAGTGAAGATTTTGGTGGATGGAACACTTCTTATCCCTAATCTCATCCCAGAAGATGCTGGCAACTACACCTGTACCCCAACCAATGGGATATTGACCCCGCCCTCTGCCTCTGCACATCTCAAAGTGAAAC ACCCTGCACGTGTAGGACGAATGCCCCGAGAAACATACTTGCCTGCGGGCATGGAGGGGGTCATCGTCTGTCCTGTCCAGGCTGATCCACCTGTGCTGTACGTCAACTGGACCAAAGACGGGAACAATTTAAATCTTGACAAC CTCCCAGGTTGGCTGGTGAACGCAGAGGGCTCCGTTTTTATCGCAACTTCCAATGACAATGCTGTTGGCATGTACACCTGTACTGCCTATAACAGTTATGGCACCATGGGCAAGTCTGAGTCCACACAAGTCCTTCTGCAG gACCCACCATCACTCCGAGTGCCTCCTCAGCCTGAGTATTTGCAGGAGGTGGGCAGACAGTTGATCATCCCTTGTGAAGCCAACGGAGACCCCAATCCAAACATAACATGGAGCAAG ATTGGCCCAACACCTCGATCTCCATACACTGTGTTGGCTAATGgctccctcctgctgcagccactCAGTAAAGATCACCATGGGGGCTGGGAGTGCCTGGCCACTAATCGCGTAGCGACTGTCAGTGCAGGCACTGTGGTCATGGTGCTGG GCACCAGTCCTCATATTGTCTCCTCTGTATCTGTAACAACGGAGATGAACCAGGCCAACGTGTCCTGGGTGCCTGGTTTTGATGGTGGATACACCCAGAAGTTCACAGTGTG GGTGAAGCATGCATCCAGGGGGAAACACGAATGGGCGTCTTTGCCTGTTCCTACGTCCAAAAACTACCTTCTGGTGACAGGGCTACTTGCTGGCACCGACTATCAGTTCAGTGTTCTACCGCAGAATAGACTCGGCTCTGGGCCTTTTAGCGAAATAGTTTCTGTGCGAACGCAAG CTGTGCCGACAGAAGCATCTACAGCTGTCAGCACCCTCCCAATGCTGGATCCTCCCACATTCCTGTCAGCCAACCAGACTGGACAAGGTGTTCTCCTCCAGTGGTCGCCTCCAGAGGCTCCAACCTCTCCACTGACGGGCTATGTGCTGCAGGCCCGCAGGAATCAGGGCCAGTGGGTCATcctcagcagcatcatcagtgCCAACCAGAGTGAACTACTTGTACAAGGACTGCTAAGG GACTCCAGTTATGATTTGAGGCTGATGTCACGCAGCAACAAACTGCTCAGTGAACCCAGTGAGGCTGTCAATGTATCCACCATAG GGATGGAGATTTACCCTCTCCGCCCAAGTTTCCTGGAGGTCATCCCTGAGCCCCTGTTGGCTGGAGTGTTAGCAGGAGtgtgcttcctgtttgtggCCATCATCCTGTCCTTGGTGACCGCATGCTATATGAGTCACAGGAGACGGCATCGGCgcagaaagagaagacaag ATCTGCCATCTGCTTTCCAGAAGAACTCATCTCCAGA AGCTCGCTCGCCTCCACGCAGCCCAGACAGTGTCCTAAAGCTGAAGCTGTGTCCACCACTTCCCTTCTTCCCCAAATCCTCTTCACAGTCTGATCGATCCTCCTTCGATAAAGGCAGCCGTGGGGAATACCATGACCAGCGGAAACAACTCTTGTCCAATTCTTCTCCACCCCCACATTACACACTTTTTGAGAGTCATCTGGGGTCTCAAGCTCCCTCACCATCTGCCCTGGAGTCCATATCCAGAGGACCAGATGGACGCTTCATTACCCAAACACTGCCAGAGGGTTCCAGTCCCTCCAATAATAAAATCTTTAAGAAGGACGTCCTGCAAATGAATGGCGGGGCAAGTGGCTCAGGGAGCAACCGGACATCATTCAGGGACTCTCCAAAGTCCAGCATCTTGAGCTCAGAGAAGGACGAGAGGAGGCATTCTCCTCTCACTGTGGACGTCCCAGAGCTCAACAGAcctccttcttcacctggtAGAGTAAGAGCCATGGCCAGAAACTTCTCTCGCCAAGGCTGCTTTTACTCTGACGATGAACAAGGCTCCGAGGCACTTCTGGAAAGAATCAGCTTCTATTCAGACAGCAGTGAGAAGAAACCCAGTGATTCTCTCAGGAGATATCGTATACCGGGCCACAGTGATGATCTGTTCTCCAGTTTGGGCAAGAGAACAAAGCTGCTGgatagagatagagacagacttCGCCATTCAGGCTACCAGCCTATGGAAAGTCAGCTGACTGATAACAGCACCCTGGTCTCACAACTGCACAGTGAGTTGGAGAGAAATAGCATTAATAAGTTTGTCCAACTGGcacaggagagggaagaaatggAGAGGGAGCTCGAGAGCTATACAGCTGACCAGAGAAGCCGCAGCCGTGGAAGAGATAAGTGTCAGTCTAGTGCAACAGAGAACCCTCAAAGGGATGCACCCAAGTCGGAGGAAGAGCCAGTATGGAAGACACAAGATGTTACTATCAGACAGAAACGAAGGCCCTCTGGTCAGACAAGTCGGGTGTCTGACTATCGGAGGGCGTGCTACTTCGGGACCACCAGCAGTCCCATGGACCGGCTTCCCACGTCTCGCATACAGTGGGATATTAGCCCTGTTACCTCCGTCACCAGCCTCATTCCTGTACGGAGTCCCAGAGAGACCACGTCGCCCAGGTCGCAGCATCCTCGCACAGGTCGGGAAATCCCTGAGGACTCTCTCACAGTAGTTAATTCATCATGCTCTCCGGTCACCCAGAACACCTCCCTCCCCATGTTCTCGCCCGATGTCAGCCCACCGGTTTTGTGTTTAGAAACACCAGTCAGAGCCAGGTCCCTGAGTCCTCAGAGAGAGCCAGACATATGCAGGAAATCCGTGACTGAGCAGGACGGAGGTGTCTCCTCAAGGTCCAGGCATTCGTATGCTTACTCAGCCAATCAGCCCTGGGATTCTGCTGCCAGAAGTCCTACAGTCGACAGTGAGAGGCCGGGAAGTTCCGCTTCTGTACCATATAATCAGCCTGACAGAGCTAAAGACTTCACGGCCACAAGGGATCCCAGTCCCTCGAGTTATTCTACCTTACCCTATGAACACCATGAAGCAGGGGCAAAGGCCAAAGACAGGGAGACTCAGGGCCGCGATGACCGCCGGAGTTTGGGGTTTTACTCCGAGTTAGAAAAAGAGGGTGTCCGAGCACGCTCCAGGAGGAGTGACAAGTGTCTTTTCTCTGATAGTCCCAGCCCCATTTCAACATTAACTCTTGtagaagagacagagagtgacCAGTCACACTTTTCTGTGCCCAGAATGTCAGAGTCCTTCAAGGTCAAACCTGCAGCCCCCTCTCCTAAAATGTCCCCACTGCAGACAAGTGCAATTCTCGAGTACCTGAGCCTCCCAGGTTTCGTCGAAATGAGTGTGGATGAGCCCGTGGGAGGAGCTGAAGTCACAGACGCCGCTGTACAAAGTTCAGAACTTAAAGCAGATAAATCTCCGGTGGCAAAGCCTGACGTAGTTCCTACAAACTGGGAGGTTCATGTTCAAGAAAACCAGCGAATGGGCTCAAACCTAAAGGAGGTGTGTCATGAACCAACTCATTCTGGGGCTGCTGCGGAGCCCAGCCTCGATGCTTGTAGAAAACAAGCCTATAAACGCTCCCTCCACGTGGAACCTCGAGATTCTTCACACAGAGTAAGATTTCCTGACGAGACAATACCTCCATCACATGGCCCGGAGAAAACTAGCAAGCAGCTCTACCgtgagaaaacacaacttcGAGTCGGGAATATAAGCACAGACAGACCTGAATCCAGACTTGGATCCAGGTCCGCTCACACCATGCTCAGTGCGGCCAAAGGCGTGGCAGACATAGTGTCCAAACACTCCTGGAGTTTTGTAGACAGTAGTGAGACTTTATCAGAGCAATCCCAAAGACAAGCTTCTCAGGGCAGCAGGACCAATAACATTGCATCTCGGATAGCTCAAGCCCCTGTGCCATTTCTCAAGAAATCTTTAAGCATTGGCCCCTGTAGGACACTCTCGGGCATGGGACAGCCGCGTCCTTTCCTGAAGAAGTCCATCAGTCTGGGCTCACAGAGGTGGGAGCACTTTGAGAGCCCAAGGACGTATATTTCTGAGAGGTGCTACTGGGACGAGTTCCCGAACCCCAATGTCAGGGTGAAGTCCTGCAGTTTGGGCCGCACACCACCTTCCATGCCCAGGCCAGGCCCCTCCTGGAGGGAGTATGTCCCATTCAGACGCCCCAGCATAGGGAGCTTAGAGAGGCCTCATCACACACAAAGATCTTTAGCTAGTCCTTCCTACCTCACACATTCTATGTACCCGCCCAGACAAACCTCAGTCTCCCCAAAGCTGGAACCCTGCGATCCGCGACGTCAAGCCGCTGTTTTCCTCGAGTCCTCCAGGTGGTCCCCTACTTATCACGAAACTCTGAGGTCTGCCCAGCATAAATATGTCCCCATGCCGTCCTCTGTTCCCATGCCCCAGTACCAACACTGGCCAGGTTCAAGAGGGGAAACCATGAGACCAGTGGACCCCAGGAGGGGCCCTCCAAGGTCCTACCTCCCAAGGGGCATCAGCTGGCCCTCCCCTTATTACGCCCCCTTCCCAcccagggagggagagagttacagacagccagacaggatgacggggaggggaggggagactGAGAtcagggacggagggagggccAGTTACGCCAGTCAGAGCAGTGGTAGGGGTAGCGCTGGTCTATTCCAACACTCACTGTCCATCACCCCCACACTGCTCAGCTCCCCCGAAACCACAGAGGAGAGCGAGCGTCACAGAGCTGCGACGGAGCTGCCGGAGAGGAGAGCGAAAAG AAGGAACACTTCAGTAGATGAGAGTTATGAATGGGACTCTGCAGATGCGTGTGTGGACTCGGAGGTCCTGGAAGCCATGAGGCTTGATCAGTCACACGTGGGCTTGCGGCGAGGAAGGGTCGAGCCCAGACATGATCAAGCTGGTGGCCTCCAGGACCAGCAACAGAAAG GCACATCGGACACAGATACTCAGTAG